From the Paenibacillus sp. FSL H8-0548 genome, one window contains:
- the murQ gene encoding N-acetylmuramic acid 6-phosphate etherase, with amino-acid sequence MNVLNTEQSHGKSNNLDVMDAAEIIGLMNEADLEVVSKVRSEIANIADAVDLVARSLKNGGRLIYVGAGTSGRLGILDAVECPPTFGVSDQLIQGVIAGGPNAVFKSAEGAEDDESQGGIDLQQIGLNSNDAVMAISASGRTPYCIGALKYAAAKGAGTIALSCNKNVRMSELADISIEVDTGPEVITGSTRLKAGTAEKMVLNMISTAAMVKLGKVYKNYMVDMIVSNQKLADRSRRIVMNAADISNEMKAQELLEEASGNMKVAIVMALANVNKEEAAQLLSEHGGFVRRAVHSKNGLV; translated from the coding sequence ATGAACGTTTTGAACACAGAACAGTCCCATGGTAAATCAAATAATCTTGATGTGATGGATGCTGCGGAAATCATTGGTTTAATGAATGAAGCTGATTTGGAGGTTGTCTCCAAGGTGAGGTCGGAGATAGCCAATATTGCTGATGCAGTGGATTTAGTAGCTAGGAGCTTGAAGAACGGAGGAAGGCTAATTTATGTCGGGGCAGGCACAAGCGGTCGTCTAGGAATACTTGATGCTGTTGAATGCCCGCCGACCTTCGGAGTATCCGATCAATTAATTCAAGGGGTTATCGCAGGAGGACCAAATGCAGTATTTAAATCGGCCGAAGGCGCAGAAGACGATGAGAGTCAGGGGGGAATCGATTTACAGCAGATTGGCTTAAATTCTAATGATGCGGTTATGGCCATTAGCGCCAGCGGGAGAACCCCTTATTGTATTGGGGCTTTAAAGTACGCAGCAGCCAAAGGGGCAGGCACCATTGCTTTATCTTGTAATAAAAATGTCCGAATGAGCGAGCTGGCGGATATCAGTATAGAAGTGGATACAGGACCTGAGGTTATTACTGGTTCTACTCGTTTAAAGGCGGGAACAGCAGAAAAAATGGTGCTTAATATGATTTCAACAGCAGCTATGGTTAAGCTTGGAAAAGTATATAAGAACTATATGGTTGATATGATTGTCTCCAATCAGAAGCTAGCGGATCGCTCAAGAAGAATTGTAATGAATGCAGCAGACATTAGTAATGAAATGAAAGCACAAGAACTGTTGGAGGAAGCATCCGGAAATATGAAGGTCGCCATTGTTATGGCGCTTGCTAATGTAAATAAAGAAGAAGCGGCGCAATTGCTCTCCGAGCATGGCGGATTTGTTAGAAGGGCTGTTCATTCTAAAAATGGGTTGGTATAA